In Solanum lycopersicum chromosome 3, SLM_r2.1, the genomic stretch GTGTGTATTTGTACTGActtcaattaattcaaatttacgTGAGGTGAAACtcgttaaaagaaaaatatgctTCCTTGCAAGATCTTTTTTTCCATAATTGAGTTTGGTTACTTACtgtttttcctttcaaaaatatttgtttggAAAACAATATACTTgacatgttttaaattttttaccaaatatcAATTATTGTTCAAAAATGTTTTAGAATTAATTAGTCAAACTCAAACTTCTCACCAAACATACcttttttgaaaaacacttttcaAACAAAGCCAATATTAAAAATGTACCCAAACCTTCAATAGTCATATTGCTCTATTTAATCCACttcactaaataaaaaaatatttaataaaataagaaaaaaaagtagaacaaaataattccatacaaaataaaaaagctgaaaaatacaataaaaagagAAGGGGACTCTGTAAATGAGACAGTTGTGGGCAAAAATAGGGTGGCGCACAATAGAAAAAAGTACCAAAAAGACCACATAGGAATAAGACTAGACCCTAATAATTTCGtagttattttatattatttgattcatattattatcataaattaattatttaaaaataatatattttattaaacttatgatattattaacgttcttttgaaaatgtaatttagttttattaatataagaatcaagtaaaataaaacgGTGATAGTAGTATAACTACTCTACAAATCTCGTTTCTCGGGCCATCGGTAATCACGaatatcaagaattttttttttcctttttttttcttttttacccaaaaattattctttttctttttggccaaaaaatatttcctaattttagatctttcttcttcttccattaATTACACCCTTCTATTctctgtttttttctttaattttatttttattttaatggtcagtcctttgtttcttctttgttcagagagggaagagagaggaggaggaggaggaggagaaagaAGAGTGTATTGTGTTGTGTTGTCTTTCTCtgatacatttttcttttttcccatCCATACAATTTCATTGAAACAAGCCGGACCCATGTGAGAAAATCTTCTTGGcccttcatttttcatattttcttgatattttccTATGCGAATCAGTAAATTTTTCATGTTAATCATTgtaaaaatttgatcttttttcttattcttgttGATGGGTGTTTTGGATAATCCTTTAAATGATATAAAGAGTCGAAATTGTTGTTGGGTTTGAAATTGGTTATTTATTTGGGTTTGAAAGTTAGGGTTCATATTTCTATGTAGATGGATAAAGAGGGGAAGGGGAGGGGGTGGGGGGTAGTACCCTTTATTGAAATTGAAGTATGTTATGTGGGGGAGACCAGGTTCAATGTGAGTGGATTGGGATCCATGCTGGatctattgttttttttttgttgttgttgtaatggTTAAGAGGGGATAGTataattgtttttcttgttaCTATAATAATGgagttttttgaattttttaatcaGTTTTAGTCATCTTGGTAGTCGTGTTTTGGTGTTTGTTTACTAAATGCAATTTCCtttcatttgtttatttagGTTTATATGAAGGATGGATTATTTAACACATTTCCTAGGGCttaaaaagatgatttcttgATGTGGGGTTTCATGGGGTGAACTCAAGGTATCATGGGTAGCTTCAGTGATGACGAAGGGGAATGTCGATTTTTCGATGCCCCGCAGAGTATTTCTCAGGGCTCTGATTTGGGTTCTAACTTTATCCCAATTCCTGATTCTGGCTCGGGGTTTGTCAATGGGGTTAGCTATGATGAGTGGATTAAAACCCCCAGAAGTGTTGTTGAGCGACGTAAGCAATTCCGTTGTTGGATGGGTTTGAGTTTAGATGGAATGTCTGGAGAAGATCCAGTAGATATAGGTGGAAGCTCCAATTTATCTACTGGGGAAATTGAAAGAATTATGGAAAGTAGTGGAGCTGTATTACGAACCTCAATTCACAAGGACGAGTTTTCTTCTTACCGGGCTTCTAGGCCTGGTTTGTGTGGGGGCGAAGGTTTGGATTCACCTAAACAGTTGGGTTCAAATCGGGATTTCTCATTTAGAAGTGGTAACGTTGATAGTGGAATTGGGTGCAATGTACATGTTCAGGCAGAGAATGGCCAGCACGGCAATAACAGGCCTGTCAGATTGGAACGACTGCTAATGTCTCGTGAGCTCGAGAACTCTCCATGTACGTCCCCTGTTATTGGGGAGCTTGGACAGGGAGAACTGGATAAAAATGGAGACATACCGAAGAAACTAAATGGAGTTAAGAGTCGGTTATTAAGCAGGCTACGGTCATTTACGTGCATAGCAAATGCCGAAGGGAGATGTCTTGAATTGAAGGATAACAATTCCAACCCTGTTCAGAGGTCTAGAGTTCAGAGGGTTAAAGTTCACCATTGTAAGAAACGGTTGAAGGAACTCTCTGCTCTTTTCACGGGGCAGGATATCCAGGCGCACGAGGGTTCaattttaactataaaattCAGTTTTGATGGACAGTACCTAGCTAGTGCTGGTGAAGATAAGATTGTGCGGGTGTGGCAAGTGGTTGAAGATGAGAGATCCAATGAATTTGATATCCCAGAGTTGGATCCTTCGTGTATGTATTTCACGGTGAATCATCTTTCTCAATTGGCTCCTCTGGTGACAGATAAAGAGAAAAGTAGTAGTAAGTTGAAGGGCCTTAAGAAAACAAGAGACTCTGCTTGTGTCGTTTTCCCTCCAAAGGTCTTTCGAATTCTGGAAAAACCACTGCATGTGTTCCAAGGGCATACTGGGGAGGTATTGGATCTCTCGTGGTcaaaaaataatgtaagttTATAAAATTGTCTTTGATCAACAGTTCTCTGAAAAATTTTGAAAGTAACTGTCTTTCTTGTTATGTATTGTTTCTGCAGTGTTTGCTCTCATCATCAACCTCTGAAAAATTCTGAAAGTAACCGTCTTTCTTGTTATGTATTGTTTCTGCAGTGTTTGCTCTCATCATCAACTGACAAAACTGTTCGTTTGTGGCAAGTTGGAAATGATCTGTGCCTCAGAGTTTTTCCACATAGTAATTATGGTATGTACATGCCTTCATTAAACTCCACTCTAGAATTATTTTGTGATTAAACATGTTTGTAGTGATTGAGTTTCATGCTGCATTACTCACTTTGGTTTTGCAGTGACTTGCATACAGTTTAACCCAGTGAACGATGAATACTTCATCAGTGGATCAATAGATGGGAAAGTTCGAATTTGGGCCATTAATAGCTGTCAAGTATTGGATTGGACTGACATCAGAGACATAGTGACTGCTGTTTCCTATCAACCTGATGGAAAGGTATGctaattttcatctttttaatcTTGGTATCCCTGTAGTACAGACTCAGAAAATTGAGCAAATTATTGAAACAAATAATCTGCTTCATATAGGGTGGGATTATTGGCTCAATGGCAGGCAGTTGTCGTTTTTTCAGTTTGGAAGGTAACATTCACTCTTTGGTTTGTGGTATTGTTATTTGCCGTCATTAGTATCTCCCAGAgtcagttttttttaaaaaaaatttatggtaTTGCAACACTAAATGTCAAATTGTTACTCGTATTTAAATGGAATGTGGCTGTTCTTTCaaaaaaagatttgattttcGAAAATGATGACATTTTTTCTAGTGGTCGTCTGCACTTCTTGGCCTCTTTTATTAGTCTTAATAGAAGTTAAAGAAGCACTTATTCAGGAGAACACAAATTACCTGATGTTACTGCTATTTGTAGCTATCATGTATAACTTAGTGATGTGTTATTTCTGGAGTGTCAAATTTGTTTGCAAGATTACAAGGAACATTTGGGAATATTTTGACTCAGTATTCCAGTCCATGCTTTTTTAGCGAAAATTTACAACATGTTATTTAGTTGGAGTTGAGACAAAGCTGTATTGTGACAGGTCATGAGATACAATTAGAGGAGCAGATGTGCTTGGCCAATAAAAAGAAGTCGATTTGCAAAAGGATTACTGGCTTTCAGGTAATATTACATCACCAAACTACAATTTGTGGTTCTGGTCAGATTTATTTTCTGATGTACCTTATGATGAGATGTGTATACATTGCTTTCTGAATGCAGTTTTTTCCACAAGACCCATCAAAAGTTATGGTTACTTGTGCTGACTCTCACGTCAGAATCCTAGATGGTGTCAATGTGATCGGCAAGTACAAAGGTTTGTTCCCTTCTCCTATTTCAGATAATATTCTATTTGATGTCTGTTTGCTCTGTCTTTTGAGTGCCTTATGCTTGCTTTGATGAATAAAGGCAATTTGAATAGCTGCAAAAGTGATGTGTGATTTTTTGTGACAGTGGGATGTATAGTAGAcacatttcttttttcatttcagTACTGGTTGCGACTTGTGACTCCATTGTTGTTTTTAGGCTTAACTTCTTGCAGCTTCTTATCCTCTACTGATTTTAATTTACTTCTACTCTGTTCTATAGGTCCGCGAACTGCAGGAAACCATCTCTCTGCCTCTTTCACCTCGGATGGGAAGCATATTGTCTCAGCGTCTGAAGATTCTAATGTCTATGTATGGAATTGCGACGTTCCCAAAGATTATGAATCTCAACCTAAAGTGGTGAGGTCATCTGAGTTCTTCTCCAGTGATTCCACCATTGCAATACCCTGGTCCGGCTTGAAAATTGTAAATCCAGATAATGGACGGCATTGTGGAGGAGGACTAAGTCAAACTTCAAACAACGTATTACCCTTCATTTCCTCTCCTTATCTTTCTTTGGGCCGTGAGTTATTCCTTGAGGCAATTCCAAAAGGATCAGCAACCTGGCCTGAAGAGAAGCTTCCCGTGTCAAGTCCTCGGTCAACGTCTTCTGGGATGTGTAAATCTGAATACAACCTTCTGAGGAGTTCTTGCCAGAGCTCATCCAATTCTCATGCCTGGGGTTTAGTTATTGTTACTGCTGGCTACGACGGGCGAATAAGATCATTTCATAATTATGGGTTGCCTTTGCCACTTTGAGTAGTAGGTACTTATCTCCTCTTTCGGAGCCTCCTGTGGGATAATTTATGTTGTGGGCCGCCCTGCTTAAAACACTCCTTTTCATCCGGGTTTCAATGGAAGGATACAacagtgtgtgtgtgtgtgcgccaTGCCCTTGCCACTAATTGATACATATCCTCTGGTTTATACTTGCACAGTTCATGCTGGTTGTCGGCTCTCATCAGAATGATTGAACTATTATTTTATCTGCCATTTGGTTCAACGAAGACGGGGATTGACGACATGACACTAGTGAGAAGGCTAGGTGGGCAGCTCTTGGTGCACTGGTTTTTTAGCTGCGAAATTGTACATGAATCTGAGTTCACTGCAGATGTGATAATACTTCCAGGCAAGTGCTCTCTCTAGCAAGTGCTTTCTCTGTCTGATAAAAGAAGTGGGAGTTAAGAGGGGTATGCCGTTGTGACTCGGGTATTACACTAACACAGATGTCATTTCCATTTTATAGCTTTAAAAGATAGATTTAGTACTTTCAAtctttgaaaaaggaaaaaagaaaggtcAGATTTAGTAGTGTCACGGTGTTGATGATGAATGTTGACTCATCACGTCAATTGTTAGTTGTGTACAGTAGTAGTTGTCGTTAGTGTATATGCATTGAGTTTATAAGGACTCTCCTACAAAGTAAAAAATTACACCCAATTGAACCTGATGTTGAGGTTCATCAATTTTTGTATCCAATCTTGTCGCTTGATGttcatgaaatttaaatttgtaatagtATTTTCATGAATATGGATCTGGCTCAAGAGTGTTGTTAATTGAGATTCTTATCAACTTGACTGTATCATGGAACTAATAGTTGAGATTAAACAGTCATTCAAGGTAGTGCATATTCCAGAGACAGTTTATTGTTTGGAAGGATTTGGTCCATGAATTAATTCCTAAAGCACTAATTGACTAACAACCGTACTCTTTGGTGGCTGAAAAATTCTTAACTGGAATTTTGTTCATAAAGTAGCCCCACAGGCCCGctacttttttctttcaatattaGCAAACACAAGTCTGGCACCAAGGAGGTGTGATATGTATAGATAAATGCATAAACACGAGTTATAATCTGTagatattttgaaatataaatagcATTTCTGTCACCGTAACTTCCGATATGATGAGGTGAAGGAGAAGGAAAATGCATACCAGTGCATTTAATGTACTACAAAGACACTTTTAACAGACAACACACTTTTATACAATCCTATCACAAGTCTACTAAAACGTTACAACTTATACCAGAGTGAATCCACTCTGTTGATGGAGAAGAAGAATGAAACCCATGCTGATGGAGCCAAAGGACCACTTCAGCAAATTTGCAGCATGATCCCAGTTCTGagaaaaaacaaagataaaGCAGCATTGTAAGTTGTCTAGGTGAGAGATAAAGCTGCAAAAGTATGGTGGACATGAGAAAAGAAGCAAATCATGGATCCCAACCAAACTTTTGTTCAAGCAGCAACACaaattatcaaaagaaaaaggtaAAAGCATCGCTGAAGTAGGTATCACTATCTAAAGAAATTATCAACTATAcattattatgtatttcattGCGAAAGATGTAAGTCTGAAACAGCACAAAAATTTGGCATCAAGAATGTTCCAAGTCTTCGACTCATATCAACCAAGCCTTTTGTTCAGGTAAGCTCTTCTAGAACCAAAACACTAGTGACCTCTTCCATTAGTCTAAGCAAACAGTCGACAGTTCATCAATAGAATTGTGATTGGCAAGATGACATTGGTTTGGGATATACAGAGGGCTCGAAAGTCTTTTATCTGAGCAACACTACACAATCCTCATTTCAGTATATGACCTTTACTCTTTAGATATTCCAACAGGAAGCGTTCTCTCTACTTTATAATTGACCAATCCCATTACAGAACAGGCATAATCTAACCAAGTACAACAGAGTCGAGGCAGATCCACTCGAGAGTATTCTTGTTAGAGTAAATACAATTACAGTTAACCATAGTTTCTCCCCAGGTCAACACAAAGGCAACTGTAATCATTCTAATCAAGACAAGTTGAGGCCATGCAGCAGCACAATTTTTGTGGTGAGTGAAGTAACAAAGATGTTCTACACCTAAAATAGATTCACAAATCATCTCATATCTAAACTATAGgaattatatatattactacGAACCATGTGTAGTAATAACATTTATGATCCACTTAACGAACTGCACACTCCACAATGTCATAATCCTATCTGACAATGTTAAAGAAGTAGctcttaaaacaaaatatggAAGTTGCTGTAGTGCCCAAAGAGGTCCTCATTTCATTTAACAACTCTGGCATCTAACTAAAGAGCAATAAAGAGTAACACAACATTGATCAAACAATATCAATACATTGCTAAAGTTTAGGTATAGCGGCTATTAAGTTCACTTTCATCCATGTAGTTACAATTTAAGAGGATAAACCATCAAATACACCTCCTTTAATCTTCTTTTTTCCCACTTCCAACTTTTCCTTCTGACACAAGAGGACCTATCATTCCTGAAGAGTTGCTCAACTTGATCAGTACTTCAATTAACTTCAGTCTCCGACGCTCCATAAACCAAAATATCATCCATTTGGCAGACAAACTTGCACTGCAAACATAGAACTGTTCTTAGCCTAAACCTGCATATGAAAGAGGAGCTTCTACTTCTAACCGTGATTTCTCCTCAAACAGTCAAGAAACTAGCACTGGTTGTTCCAACAACACTTACAgtaaaaaaaactaatcattCAAGGGTACAAGCTACAAAGTGTTAAGAAAGATAGGATGCTGCTTGGTCGTTGCTGATGCATCCGAGTCTGATGCAACTTAGGCTAGCTCCCTGTATATGTCCTTTCCTCCATTGTATATTTCCAAATTTCTCCATTGATTTTAGTATCCAACAGAAATCATTGTATATATGTCCCAAAATTTTCCATTGTTTTTGGTCAAAGTAACCAAACTTGATAGACCAAGTACGGGTTCCCACACCCCACCCACACCCATGTCATGTCGACACATAGTGATTAGTCCAAGAAACTTAGGAGCTAGCTGTTAAAGCATTAAATATGCTTCTATATGTGCACATTCTTCTTGTCATGGCTGTCCCTCTTTACTTTCTATATATTCCTACAGCAGAATTTTATGACACAAACATGCAATAAACAACCATTAGAACAAGTTAACTTACCTAAACTAACATAAACTGGAAAAAAGGATAACGAAACCTTAATTCAATAGTGTTAAATACAAGTTAGTAGCATTGCATATACATACTCATGTATTGACACACATAATACACAAACATGCTATGTTGTTTCAGGACCATAAAGTCCAGAGAATGATTCTCAATACCAAAATACAACAATGCTTACAAAATTGACAGCTTACTCTTTTCTAGTAGTTCAAGCTAATTCAAGTAAAATACATTACATCGTGAGCGCAAATCAGCTCAAAACAATCACTACGTTGCTTCCGTGCTATCCTCTCAACAAAATTACGACACTAGCAAACGAAAACTCAAAATTCACAACAGAAACaggcaatttttttttaaaaaaaattacctaatCAAACGGGGAGGTTATCAGCGGAGGTAGGATTAGTGGTGGCAGCGCAGGAATCGAGGTGAGAAGAGAGGGCGGAGATCATGAGAGGGCGCTCTTTagcttcttcctcttcctcatcGTCTGATTCGGAAGTGTTGAGATTCACACACGAGCATCGTTCCAAGGATGCGAAAAACGCCGATGCAACACTAGTACCAAACCACCTCGCCAAACCGTCGAGCTTCTCGTAGGACATGATCGGTAGGATTCTGAACTGTTCGCCAAAAGATTTGATGGATCAAAAGAGAAAAACCCTAATCAACTGAACAGTTGGGCGAAAAGATAGAGATGGAACAAGGCGAAAATGGTCAATGAGGAC encodes the following:
- the LOC101265109 gene encoding uncharacterized protein; translation: MGSFSDDEGECRFFDAPQSISQGSDLGSNFIPIPDSGSGFVNGVSYDEWIKTPRSVVERRKQFRCWMGLSLDGMSGEDPVDIGGSSNLSTGEIERIMESSGAVLRTSIHKDEFSSYRASRPGLCGGEGLDSPKQLGSNRDFSFRSGNVDSGIGCNVHVQAENGQHGNNRPVRLERLLMSRELENSPCTSPVIGELGQGELDKNGDIPKKLNGVKSRLLSRLRSFTCIANAEGRCLELKDNNSNPVQRSRVQRVKVHHCKKRLKELSALFTGQDIQAHEGSILTIKFSFDGQYLASAGEDKIVRVWQVVEDERSNEFDIPELDPSCMYFTVNHLSQLAPLVTDKEKSSSKLKGLKKTRDSACVVFPPKVFRILEKPLHVFQGHTGEVLDLSWSKNNCLLSSSTDKTVRLWQVGNDLCLRVFPHSNYVTCIQFNPVNDEYFISGSIDGKVRIWAINSCQVLDWTDIRDIVTAVSYQPDGKGGIIGSMAGSCRFFSLEGHEIQLEEQMCLANKKKSICKRITGFQFFPQDPSKVMVTCADSHVRILDGVNVIGKYKGPRTAGNHLSASFTSDGKHIVSASEDSNVYVWNCDVPKDYESQPKVVRSSEFFSSDSTIAIPWSGLKIVNPDNGRHCGGGLSQTSNNVLPFISSPYLSLGRELFLEAIPKGSATWPEEKLPVSSPRSTSSGMCKSEYNLLRSSCQSSSNSHAWGLVIVTAGYDGRIRSFHNYGLPLPL